The nucleotide sequence TTTACTTTCTGAATAATCGTAAAAACCTTCGCCTGATTTTACACCTAATTTTCCTGCCATAACCATATTTACCAATAACGGACACGGAGCATATTTAGGATTTTTAAATCCGTCGTACATTACGTTTAAGATCGATAGACAAACATCTAATCCAATAAAATCGGCTAATTGTAATGGACCCATTGGGTGTGCCATTCCTAATTTCATCACCGTATCAATTTCGCTTACACCTGCAACACCATTGTACAATGTTTCGATTGATTCGTTAATCATTGGCATTAAAATACGGTTGGCTACGAAACCAGGATAATCATTCACTTCGGTTGGAATTTTTCCTAAAGCCAAAGATAGATCCATGATTTTTTTGGTAACATCGTCGCTAGTGTTGTATCCACGGATAATTTCTACTAATTTCATAATAGGCACCGGGTTCATAAAGTGCATACCAATTACGCGTTCCGGGTTTTTAACAACTGCCGCAATCTGCGTGATAGAAATAGAAGAGGTGTTCGATGCCAAAATAACATCTTCTCTACAAACTTCGCTTAATTCTTTAAAGATGTTTAACTTTAGGTTGATGTTTTCTGTAGCAGCTTCAACAACCAAATCTACATTCACCACACCGTCTTTAACATCGGTATAAGTAATAATATTTTCAATAGTAGCTTTTTTGTCTGCTTCGGTAATTGATCCTTTTGCAATCATACGGTCTAAATTAGATACAATGGTGTTCATACCGCGTTCAATCGCCTGATCAGAAATATCAATTAAACAAACTTTAAAACCTTTTTGTGCAAACGTGTGGGCAATTCCGTTACCCATTGTTCCTGCACCAATTACAGCTATATTTTTCATTTTTATGTTTTAATACGAATTTATGCGAATATACTTTTTTTAATTTATTTACCGAAACAATCAATAATTTTATACGCAATCCTTAATGCTTCTGTTCCGTCTTCTAATGTTACAATTGGCGTTGTGTTGTTGTTAATGGCATCGGCAAAAGTTTCCAATTCATCTAAAATGGCGTTGTTGTTTTCTACCGAAGGATTATCAAAATAAATCTGTTTTTTAACGCCTTCTGCATTTTGAAGGATCAAATCAAAATCGCCTGGAACTTCAGGTGCATCTTTCATTTTTACCACTTCGCAGATTTTATCCAAATAATCGACAGAAATATAGGCATCTTTTTGAAAAAATCGAGCTTTACGCATGTTTTTCATCGAAATTCGGCTCGATGTTACATTGGCAACACAACCGTTTTCAAACTCAATACGTGCATTGGCAATATCAGGCGAATCGCTAATTACAGCAGTTCCCGTTGCATGAATATTTTTAACCGGCGATTTTACAACGCTTAAAATAGCATCGATATCGTGAATCATTAAATCTAAAACCACAGGAACATCGGTACCACGTGGATTAAATTCTGCCAAACGGTGCGTTTCAATAAACATTGGGTTGTGAATTTTATCTTTCACCGCTTTGAATGCCGGATTAAATCGTTCCACATGTCCAACTTGCCCTTTTACATGGTATTCTTTTGCAAGCGCAATAATATGTTCGGCTTCTTCAACGGTATTCGAAATTGGTTTTTCTAAAAAGATGTGTTTGCCCGCTTTAACAGCCTCAACCGCACAATCGTAATGCGAAAGGGTAGGTGTTACAATATCAACTACATCAACCGCTGCAATTAAATCGCTAATAGTTTTGAATGATTTATAACCGAATTCTGCAGCAACTTTTTCGGCATTTTCTTTAGATGGATCAAAGAAACCAACTAATTCGTATTTTGATGATTGATTTAACAATCGCAAATGGATTTTTCCTAAATGACCTGCGCCTAATACGCCAACTTTTAACATAATGAATGTTTTTTACAAAGTTAAAAGATATTTGAAAACCGAAGGGCTTTATTAGCTGAAAGTTATCTGAATTTTAAAAATATTCGATTTAAAATCGTTCTGAAACTTTAAAAATATGTGTAATTTTGAAGCAGTAAGAAAGGAATAAAACGTGAGAGATACCGCAAAACATCAAGGATTAAGAAATCAGTTAGTTAAATTATTAGCACAAAAAGGTATTTATGATACCAATGTGTTAAATGCTATGAATGGCGTTCCGCGTCATTTGTTTTTAGAGTCTGGTTTTCAAGATTTTGCGTATCAAGACACTGCTTTTCCTATTGGTGCAGGGCAAACTATTTCGCAACCTTACACCGTTGCGTTTCAGTCGCAGTTATTACAGCTTAAACCAGATGATAAAGTGTTGGAGATTGGTACAGGATCGGGCTATCAAACCGCGGTTTTGTGTAAAATGGGAGCAAAGGTTTTCACGATTGAACGCCAGAATGAATTGTACAGAAAAACATCGGTTTTATTACCTAAATTAGGTTACCGCCCTCGCGTTGTTTCATTCGGCGACGGATATAAAGGCTTGCCTAAAGATGCTCCGTTTGATGGAATTATTGTTACAGCCGGCGCACCATTTGTTCCACAACCTTTATTGGCACAATTGAAAATAGGAGGCCGATTAGTAATTCCCGTAGGCGATGAAAAACAGGTGATGACGCTGTTAATAAGAACATCGGAAACGCATTTTGAACAACACGAATTTGGTGATTTTAAATTTGTACCTATGTTAGAAGATAAGAATAGGTAGGTTTATGAAAACCAACTGATTATTTCACCCAAGCCAACAAAAAAAGCAACACCAAAGATTATAAAAAGTAAAAAACAACCAATTGGAATAAGTTTTTCAAAAAAGTTAGGTTTTGTGTCTTCAATAACTTTCTTACGTTTGCCATCAAATTTTTCTATGTAATCAATTACTATTGGTGAATCTTCATCAATCCAATCTGCAAAGCGTTCAAAAGGTATCGTTTTGTCTTTTGAATCATTGGTAATTGAATCAATATTTTTTGATGCAACAATTAAATTCATAGCATATAGTAACAAACCTTCTTTATTAGCCTTAATGTAACTATACTCTGCTTCATCAAAGATTCCGAAATATGCATTTTCCTTTAATTTTTCTGTATCGAATTGATTTATTAATTCTTGAATTTTTTGATCATCCATAAGTTATATTTTAATCAAAAATAAAAAAAACTTATTGGTTTCCTAATAAGCTTTCTTTAAACGGGCTAAATCAATTTTGTTGTCGCGGTCTTTAATGGTTTCGCGTTTATCGTATAGTTTTTTTCCTTTTGCCAAAGCAATTTCAACTTTAGCCAAGCCTTTTTCGTTGGTAAACAAACGCAGTGGCACAATGGTTAAACCTTTATTTTGCACGCTTTTATTTAACGATTTTAATTCTTTTTTATTTAAAAGCAGTTTACGCTCGCTTTTTGCTTTGTGGTTGTAATGCGTTCCAAACGAATATTCTTCAACATGCGAATTAATCATGAACAATTCGCCGTTTTGAAACTCGCAAAAACTGTCTGCAATAGATGCTTTCCCCAAACGTATCGATTTTATTTCGGTTCCAGCCAAAACAATTCCTGCCGTATATTTTTCAATAAACTCAAATTCAAATTTGGCACGTTTGTTTAATATGTTTATACTTTTCTGCATGGTGCAAATGTACTAAAAGTTGGTGTTTTGTAAAACTATTTGTCTTTTTTCCAAATAGAATAAATAATGGTGATGCCTAAAATACCCGAAATGATAAATCCTAGTAAGCCTAAAAGTGAATTTCCGAAGAAAAGCGGCGGAATTTTTGCCATCATTAAGATAGAAGAACCAATAGATAAAGCCGCAATAATAATGGCGTATGTTAATCGGTTCGATGCATTTTGAAGGGTTTTGCGCATGTCTTCTAAACCTTCCACTTCAAAATTTACTTTTAATTTATCGTCTTTTATCTTTTCTAATAAAACCGTTAAATCGTCGGGTAAATTTTGCAGGTTTGCAGCAAGTATCTTTAAATGTTTTAATGATTTTTGAGCAATTTGTTTTGGTCCGTATTTTTTTAAAGCCAGTTCGTTTGCATACGGACGCATGCTTTCCATTACGTTTAATTCGGGATCTAACTGTTTGCCAATTCCTTCAATAATCGATATTCCGCGCAGCAGCAAATAAATAAATTCGGGCATTAATACTTGGTTGTTTGCCATAATCGATTTTACTTTTGCTACAATATCGTTTACATTAATTTCATTTAACGACGAATGTTCCAGCATATGAAAAATATCGTAAATTTCTCGTTCCAGTGTTTTTTCGTCTTCAATATGATACTCAATTGCGAGGCGTTTTGTTAATCGAATGATTTTTTTTGCATCCTGAATCAAGAAACTTTCAATAATTCCTTCCAACAATTCCATATCGCCTTTCATAATTTGACCCATAGATCCAAAATCGATAAAACAGAACTTTTGATCGTTCAAAATAAAAACATTGCCCGGATGCGGATCGGCGTGAAAAAAACCATCTTCTAAAACCATTTTCATAAACAGCACAATTCCGGTTTGTGCCACATCTTTAGGAAGCATACCGTTTTCAATGATTTTTTCTTTGTTGTTTACCTTAAAACCATCGACAAATTCCATTGTTAAAATGTTGTTGTTTGATAGTTCTTTAAACGTTTTTGGAACGTAAACTTCGGTTCGGTTTTCAAAATTCTTTCTAAACTTCTCTATATTGTGAAATTCGTTGGTCAATGATAATTCTCTGTTCATATTGTTTTCAAAGGAATTAATCAGCTGTGTTAGACTCATTTTTCTGGCAGCATCGTAATTTTTTTCAAGGATTTTTGCCAGATCCTTCATAATCAGAATGTCTGATTTTATGATCTCATCAATCGTAGAACGTTTTACTTTGATAACCACTTTTTCGCCATTAACCAATCGCGCTACATAAACCTGCGAAATCGATGCCGAAGCAATAGGAGTAGGGTTAATGTACTCAAAATGTTCATTGGGATTTATCAGCAGTTCATCGGCTATTTTTTTGTGAATATCCAATTCTTCTGGTGGAACATTGTCTTGTAGTTCGGCTAATTCGGCAATCATTTCAGCAGGCAGAATGTCTTCGCGGTTGCTAAACATTTGCCCTAATTTAACGTAAGTAGGTCCTAATTCTTCAAGTACCAAACGCACACGCTTGTAAACACCGAGTTTAAAAATTTCTTCGCCTCGTTTTGATTTTAAAAAACCTTTTGGTAGAAACTTTTCGGCACTTGTTCGTGCAATAATATCATCGAATCCGTATTTGGATAAGATGCTGATTACATTGCTAATACGTTTAATTTTCCTGATTTGATTCATAATTTATTTACTTGATGAAAAGGTATAAAAAAAGTAGTAAGGTTTTTCTTACTACTTTCTTAAAGTTTTGTGATATTAATTCTGTAGAGATGAATTGGTGTTTTTAATTGTAACTTTTAATTCGTCTTCATTTTTCACTTTATCCATCAGTAACACATCGTTTTCGTGAATGTTTCCGTTAATGATTTCTTCTGCCAATAAATCTTCTACATACTTTTGAATGGCACGTTTTAGTGGTCTTGCACCGTATTGTTTATCAAAACCTTTATCGGCAATAAAATCTAGAGCTTCTTGTGTTAATTCTAAATGATAGCCCAAATTATTTACACGCTGATACAGTTTTTCAATTTCAATGTTGATGATTTTGTGAATATGTTCTTTTTCTAATGTATTAAATACAATTACATCATCAATACGGTTTAAAAATTCAGGTGCAAATGCTTTTTTCAGGGCATTTTCGATAACCGATTTTGACAATTCATCTTGTTGTTCTTGTTTTGATTTAGTTCCAAAACCAACGCCGGTTCCAAAATCTTTCAACTGGCGTGCACCAATGTTAGAAGTCATAATGATGATGGTGTTTCTAAAATCGATCTTTCTACCCAAGCTGTCTGTTAAATGTCCGTCATCTAAAACCTGTAACAACATATTAAAAACATCGGGATGTGCTTTTTCAACTTCGTCTAACAAAATAACCGAATACGGTTTTCTGCGAACTTTTTCTGTTAGCTGACCGCCTTCTTCGTATCCAACGTATCCCGGAGGTGCACCAACTAAACGCGAAATCGCAAATTTTTCCATATATTCGCTCATATCAATACGGATCAACGCATCTTCAGAATCAAAAATTTCTTTTGCAATTACTTTTGCCAACTGCGTTTTACCAACACCGGTTTGACCAAGAAAAATAAACGAACCAATTGGTTTGTTAGGATCTTTTAATCCGGCACGGTTTCTTTGAATAGATTTGGCGATTTTAGCCACCGCTTCGTCCTGACCAATAACTTTTCCTTTAATGGCATCGGGTAAAGTAGCCAGTTTTTTACTTTCGGCCTGAGCAATTTTATTTACCGGAATGCCTGTCATCATTGAAACAACATCGGCAACGTGTTCTTCGGTAACGGTAATTTTATTGTTTTTAGAATCTTCTTCCCAACGCTCCTGTGCAACGGCTAAGTCTTTTTCAATACGTTTTTCATCGTCACGTAAAGCCGCAGCTTCTTCGTATTTCTGACGTTTAACAGCATCGGTTTTTTTGTCACGGACTTCTTCTAATTCTTTTTCAAGGTTTAAAATATCGTCCGGAACTTCAATATTCGTAATATGTACACGCGATCCTGCTTCGTCTAACGCATCAATGGCCTTGTCCGGTAAAAAACGGTCAGTCATATATCTGCTTGTTAATTTTACACAGGCTTCAATAGCTTCGGGTGTATAAATTACGTTGTGGTGATCTTCGTATTTAGGTTTAATGTTGTTTAAAATGGTAATGGTTTCCTCTTCAGATGTAGGTTCAACAATTACTTTTTGAAAACGACGTTCCAATGCACCGTCTTTCTCGATATACTGACGGTATTCGTCTAAAGTGGTTGCACCAACACATTGAATTTCTCCGCGTGCCAATGCAGGTTTAAACATATTCGATGCATCTAACGAGCCTGTTGCACCGCCTGCACCAACAATGGTATGAATTTCATCGATAAAAAGAATGATATCGTCGTTCTTTTCCAATTCGTTCATAACGGCTTTCATACGTTCTTCAAACTGACCGCGGTATTTTGTACCTGCAACCAAGCTTGCCAAATCTAAAGTTACCACACGTTTGTTGAACAAAATGCGAGATACTTTCTTTTGAATGATGCGTAACGCCAAACCTTCGGCAATGGCCGATTTACCAACGCCGGGCTCTCCAATTAACAACGGATTGTTTTTTTTACGGCGCGATAAGATTTGCGAAACACGCTCGATTTCTTTCTCACGACCAACAACAGGATCCAGTTTGCCTTGTTCTGCCAGTTCGGTTAAATCGCGACCAAAATTATCTAATACCGGAGTTTTAGATTTTTTTCCCGATTTATTTTGAGCTGACGGATTGTTGAAATTATCTGACATACTGTCACCTCCTTCGTCATCAAATGCACTATTGCGTGGTTGTTCGCTCAGCGATTCTGAATTAGAAAGTAAACTTACAAATTCTTCTTTAGCGTTGTCGTAATCGACCTTACAACGATTTAAAAGAATTGTAGTTGGATCTTCTGTGTTGCGAAGAATCGACATTAAGATATGACCTGTGTTGATCATATCGGTTTTATATAATTTTTTTTCCAAAAAAGCTCTTTTTAAAGCGTTTTCGGCTTGTTTTGTAAGATGAATGTTCTTTTTTTCGGTGTTTATAATTTTATTAGGGTTTTCCGGAATCAATGCTTCAAAGCGGTTTTTCAGAAAATCTAAATCAATTGATAAGTTGTGTAATATCGTGATTGCTTCGCCCTGGCTTTCGCGCAAAATACCAAGCATGATATGCTCTGTACCAATATAATCGTGCCCTAAACGTAAAGCTTCATCTCTACTAAAGGTAATTACCTCCTTTACTCTTGGTGAAAAATTGTCGTCCATTTTATAATATTTAGGGTTTTTATTTTAACATATCAAAATCTGTACCTTAATTTTTTGTGGCAGTGCTTTTTGATATTAACTAATATAGGAAGTTTTTTATTATTCTACGAGGTTTGAATTATTTTTTTGAAGACAAAAAAAGAACCCGGTAAATTTTACCGGGTTCTTTTCAATTATATATTTTTACTTATGATAACGCTTCTTTAACGCGATCTGATGCTTCCTGGAATTCGATAGCCGATAAAATTGGCATACCAGACTCGTCGATAATTTGTTTAGCTAAATCGGCATTTGTTCCTTGTAAACGTACAATAATTGGCACTTTAATATCGTCACCCATATTTTTGTAAGCGTCAACAATACCTTGAGCAACACGGTCGCAACGAACAATTCCACCAAAAATATTGATTAAGATTGCTTTTACATTTGGATCTTTTAAAATGATACGGAAAGCAATTTCAACACGTTTTGCATCTGCAGTACCACCTACGTCTAAAAAGTTAGCTGGTTCAAAACCTGCATACTTAATTAAATCCATAGTAGCCATTGCCAAACCTGCACCGTTTACCATACAACCTACCGTTCCATCTAAATCAACATAGTTTAAACCTGCTGCTTTAGCTTCCACTTCAATTGGACGTTCTTCTGTAGTATCACGCATCTCGGCATAATCTGCATGGCGGTATAATGCGTTGTCGTCTAAAGTTACTTTAGCATCAACAGCAATAATTTTATCGTCAGATGTTTTTAAAACCGGGTTAATTTCAAACATCGAAGCATCGCAACCAACATAAGCTTTGTACAATGCATCAACAAATTTTACCATTTCTTTGAATGCGTTACCCGATAAACCTAAGTTAAAAGCAATTTTGCGTGCTTGGAAACCTTGTAAACCAACAGATGGATCAATTTCTTCTGTAAAGATTAAGTGTGGTGTTTTTTCTGCAACTTCTTCAATATCCATTCCACCTTCGGTAGAATACATAATCATGTTTCTTCCTGTTGCACGGTTTAACAGTACAGACATATAAAATTCTGAAATTTCACTGTCTCCAGGATAGTAAACGTCTTCAGCAATTAATACTTTGTTTACTCTTTTACCTGTTGGAGGTGTTTGTGGAGTAATTAAATCCATACCAATAATTTGACCTGCAATCTCTTTAACCTGGTCTAAATTTTTAGCTAATTTAACGCCACCGCCTTTACCACGACCACCGGCATGAATTTGTGCTTTAACCACATGCCAACCTGTACCTGTTTCTTCTGTTAACTGCTTTGCCGCTGTTACTGCTTCTTCTGCTGTATTAGCTACATGACCGCGTTGTACACGTACGCCGTAACTAGCAAGTATTTGTTTACCTTGAAATTCGTGTAAATTCATTACCTATATGTTTTTTAGATTTACAAAAATATAAAACTTGTTTTAATTTGCCTAAAGAAATTGAAATATTGTTGCTTAACGAACAAATAAAATAAAAATTAGTTAATTTAAGGGATAGATAACGGTTTTACATCCTTAAAATTTTTTCCATTTTTTTACCTTTTGCAAGTTCGTCTATCAATTTGTCTAAATATCTTGTTTGTTTTGTTAGTTGATTTTCGATTTCTTCAATGCGATAACCACAAATAACACCTGTTATTAAATGTGCGTTAGGATTTAAGGTTGCTTTTTCAAAAAAAGTTTCAAACGTTACATTTTCGGTTATTAGTGTTTGTAGTTTTTTTTCGTTAAATCCTGTAAGCCATTCAATTACCTGATGTAATTCTTCTTTTGTTCTGCCTTTACTTTCAACTTTTGTAACGTAATGCGGATAAACCGATGCAAAGGTCATTTTGGCAATTCGTTCATTGTGTTTTGCTGTTGTGTTCATTGTTGTTTGTTGTTAAACCATTAAATCTAACGGATCGTTTTCATTGGTATTTTCGGCAGTGTTTTGTTGTGCTTGATTTTCTTGTTTAAAGCCTATTTTATTGATTGGAGCTTTTTTTGTTTGATACGATTCTAAATCTGCTTCTAATTCTAAAATACGGTGCGGAAAATCTTGTCCCACGTTTTGTTTTGCTTCTATTAAAAAAACGGTACAACGTTTTAAATAATCGGCAGTTAATTTGGCTTTTGCCTCGTTAAATGAAGCCGTTAAAACCTTGTCGCTTAGCTCAATATTTTTGGTTTCATCTTTTCGGTGTAAGGCATATAACCGTTTTTTTAACGATTGTGTAAAATCAATAATCATTGTGTTTGAAAACAACCTCATTTCGGCCGCAATTGGTTCCCAAAAGGTTTTAGACAGGGCGTTGTGCTTTTTCAGAATTTTTAATAAAGGAGAATCTTCAACCAAATTTTCGGTTAAATGACGAATAATTAATTGGGCACGCTCGTCTGAATTTGGTGGGAATATTGGTATTTGCATATCAAATCTGCCCGGAGCCAGAACTTCATCATTAAATAAATTTAAAATTTCGGCCGATCCTACAATTAATAATTCCTGATGAATATTTTTTTGCGTGTGGCGTAAAATGGTGTTGATTAGCTCAATGTTTTGTGCAAAGAAATTTTGTTCACTGTTTTTGCTTAGCAATTCATCTAACGAATCTATAAAAAGCAACGTTTTTGGGTGTTGCATTTTAGAATTTAAAAAATGCGTAAACGAATTTTTGTTTGTTTTTAAATTTCCGGCAAGATAATCTTTGTAAACGTGAACAAAATCGTAATCAATCATTTGAGCAATTTTGCGTGCCCAGAAAATTTTACCGCTTCCCGGTGGACCATACAAAATAATACCTGCCGGTTTAGAAATTCCCCAAATAGTTGATTGATCCTTGTTTATAAAGGGATCCAACATATCGTTTAAATGAAAATACAAATCGGTATATCCCACTAAACGTTTACTGGCATAGTTTTCTGTTTCGGGAAAAGCCTCGTCGATAAATTTGTATTCGCCGCCAATATATAAATGAATCAAATAACTTGACAGATTGGTTTTGATGTTTTTTGCCGTTTCTGCCGGAATTCCGTTTGATACAAAGAAATTCAAAACATCCTCTTCTTTTACATTAATGGTTTTGGCAATATCGGCAAGGGTTTTTTCTTTAGAATGATCTTCGGCATATTTCTTTAAAAAATCGATGTTTTTTAACGTAAACTGTTTAAATTCTTCTGTTATATTAAATTCTTCATCGATACAAAATCCTAAATCGATATTAAAATCATAAATAAAATTCTGCAAACTTTCTAATGATATACCCAGTTGATCTGATAAGTCTTTTAATTTCATTTTTTATTTTTAAAGATACTAAATCAGTTAAAGTAAATTACAATGTTGTGTTTGTTTTAACTTTTTATGGTTGATAAAATTTGATCTATTTCTTTGATAATATCGTTTTGCGATTGTTTTTCGGTATCTATAAAAGTACTGTCGTTGCCGTAAGGTGCATAAACTTCGGTTTTTGTAACAGAAAACAAACCAATTGTTGGTGTTAATGCGGCACTGCTTAAGTGCATCATTCCGGAATCTGCGGCAACAACCAATTCGCAATTTGCCATTAACGATGCTATTTCGCGAATGTCTTTGCTGTAATAGGTTGGCAGTTTTCGTTCTAATTGCGAAATATCTTCAACCGGTAAAATTTCAATTAAATTGTATTCTTCTGAATATTTTGGATAGAATTTTTCGTAAAAATCGTTCCACCATTCAACCGAATAACATTTTGCACCTGTTGCAAACGTGAAAAAAGCAATGGTTTTGCGTGTATCGTTTTTGGTAACTTTTAATAAATCTTGTTTTCCTTGATCTAATTCTGTTGTTGATAATTTTAAATCTAAAACAGGAACATTTCCAGTCAATGGTTTTTGATTTAGAATTTCTAAAAATCGACGGAAATTATAAACAGGATATTTCGCAATGTGTTCAATATCGTTGTATTTATTTTTTAACTCTTCAAAATCATCGCCATAAAACTTAAAATCTGCCGATGGAATAATTGTTGATATTCTGCCCGAAGACGAACCTTTTTCTACATTAATAACCAAATCGTATTTTGTGCGTTTTAACGAAAACCACACTTTTAGATATTCCGAAAAATCTTTCAAGGGTTTTTTGGGAAGTTCGATGATGTTTTTAACCTGCGGATAATTTTGAAAGATAATCGGCGTTATTTTTCCTTTTACAAAAAGATCTATGGTACAGTTTGGAAACGTGTTTGCTATTTCCTGAACCAGAGGCGTTATTAAAAGCATATTTCCCAAACGATGGTTGGGCCGACTGATTAACACGCGGTTTACTTTAAAGTTATGTGCTTTTTTTTGCATTTCGCTCATTGATTTTTTACCAATGTTGTGTGTGAGCGAATGCATTAATTTTCTGCGAACAATATTTGCTTTTGATTTTAAGCTCATTTTAATAATATCAATAGATAAATTTATGTTTGGTTTGTTGAAAGATGCTCTATTCTCTATATTCCTTTAGAGGTTTATAATTAATATAACGAATGTAAACATCTTCAGGATTTATTTTATCTTTTCTAAGAAGTTTTTCTCTCCCAGATAGGTCAATTTCATACACTGTACGATGACTGTCATTGTGAACACTGGCAAACTCTTTTAGACTGTCTCCTTTGATTCTTGCAAAAACTGTTGAACTACCTCCGTGAACTAGAAAAGCATCAATGCAGTTTAATTCTTTATTATAAAGCATATTTGGATAACTTTCAGAATTTACAATTGAAACCAGTTCTTTTTGATAGTTGTCATAAATAAAAAGTCGTCTCACTTCATTTGCACTTCTTGCCGCTTGTGCTGAGATAAAAGTGATGTCGTTAAAATTGTCATTGTTAAAGTCGGAAATGTTTGGAGCTAAGCCCATTAGTGCATCGCACTCATATATATAAGTGTTTTGAAGATACCAACGATTAGGAGCTTTGTTATAAAATTTAACAATTATATAATCGTTATTAAAAACTCGGTGTTTTATAAGTTTAATTTTGTTTTTTCCTTTTTCTCCAATATTTAAACTATCTACAAATATTTCTATAATTTCAGTATTGATATTTGTGGTGTCGTTAATAACAATTTTAGTTGTAATAGTGTCAGTAATATTAAAACTTTTACTTTCGTTATTAGTCGGTTTTGTGATACAAGAAAAAAAGAGGATACAAAGAATAAGAGTATTCAATTTCATATTGTCTCGTTAAATTATATTTAAAGTATCCAATGTTTGAGGCTATTTTTTGTGTAAATTTAATCTATTAATTAACAAAATAGGCTAATAATAATATTAACTATTTTGTTTCATTCTTGTTTTTTAGGATTAAATTCGTTTTCGCGGTGTGTAGTGTAAAGATAAATATTGGTCATAAAAAACCAGATAAAACCAAACAAAAACCATTTTAAAATATCGGTAGTTCTTACAATGGCTTTATTATATGTTTGCAAAAGGTTTAAAATTTGGGCATCGGTTTTAATATCATTAACAGTTTCCGGATATCCAAAAGTTTCTAAAACAGGTGTATGAGGAATACACAACCATAATACCACAGAATAAATCCCAAAAAGAATTAATGAAAGTTTCATTTTTGCAAAGGCATCAACGTTTTTATTTTTAAATTTTACAAAAAAGGCTATTAAGTACATTAAAAATAAAAGGGCAACAACATATATAATAGGAATTTCTTTAAACATATTGAAACTATTTTAAAGGTCTAAAGTTAGCTAAAATATATAAATTTTCAT is from Flavobacterium dauae and encodes:
- a CDS encoding 3-hydroxyacyl-CoA dehydrogenase family protein, whose translation is MKNIAVIGAGTMGNGIAHTFAQKGFKVCLIDISDQAIERGMNTIVSNLDRMIAKGSITEADKKATIENIITYTDVKDGVVNVDLVVEAATENINLKLNIFKELSEVCREDVILASNTSSISITQIAAVVKNPERVIGMHFMNPVPIMKLVEIIRGYNTSDDVTKKIMDLSLALGKIPTEVNDYPGFVANRILMPMINESIETLYNGVAGVSEIDTVMKLGMAHPMGPLQLADFIGLDVCLSILNVMYDGFKNPKYAPCPLLVNMVMAGKLGVKSGEGFYDYSESKKAEKVAKMFS
- a CDS encoding Gfo/Idh/MocA family protein — protein: MLKVGVLGAGHLGKIHLRLLNQSSKYELVGFFDPSKENAEKVAAEFGYKSFKTISDLIAAVDVVDIVTPTLSHYDCAVEAVKAGKHIFLEKPISNTVEEAEHIIALAKEYHVKGQVGHVERFNPAFKAVKDKIHNPMFIETHRLAEFNPRGTDVPVVLDLMIHDIDAILSVVKSPVKNIHATGTAVISDSPDIANARIEFENGCVANVTSSRISMKNMRKARFFQKDAYISVDYLDKICEVVKMKDAPEVPGDFDLILQNAEGVKKQIYFDNPSVENNNAILDELETFADAINNNTTPIVTLEDGTEALRIAYKIIDCFGK
- a CDS encoding protein-L-isoaspartate(D-aspartate) O-methyltransferase, which gives rise to MRDTAKHQGLRNQLVKLLAQKGIYDTNVLNAMNGVPRHLFLESGFQDFAYQDTAFPIGAGQTISQPYTVAFQSQLLQLKPDDKVLEIGTGSGYQTAVLCKMGAKVFTIERQNELYRKTSVLLPKLGYRPRVVSFGDGYKGLPKDAPFDGIIVTAGAPFVPQPLLAQLKIGGRLVIPVGDEKQVMTLLIRTSETHFEQHEFGDFKFVPMLEDKNR
- the smpB gene encoding SsrA-binding protein SmpB, with the protein product MQKSINILNKRAKFEFEFIEKYTAGIVLAGTEIKSIRLGKASIADSFCEFQNGELFMINSHVEEYSFGTHYNHKAKSERKLLLNKKELKSLNKSVQNKGLTIVPLRLFTNEKGLAKVEIALAKGKKLYDKRETIKDRDNKIDLARLKKAY
- a CDS encoding ABC1 kinase family protein gives rise to the protein MNQIRKIKRISNVISILSKYGFDDIIARTSAEKFLPKGFLKSKRGEEIFKLGVYKRVRLVLEELGPTYVKLGQMFSNREDILPAEMIAELAELQDNVPPEELDIHKKIADELLINPNEHFEYINPTPIASASISQVYVARLVNGEKVVIKVKRSTIDEIIKSDILIMKDLAKILEKNYDAARKMSLTQLINSFENNMNRELSLTNEFHNIEKFRKNFENRTEVYVPKTFKELSNNNILTMEFVDGFKVNNKEKIIENGMLPKDVAQTGIVLFMKMVLEDGFFHADPHPGNVFILNDQKFCFIDFGSMGQIMKGDMELLEGIIESFLIQDAKKIIRLTKRLAIEYHIEDEKTLEREIYDIFHMLEHSSLNEINVNDIVAKVKSIMANNQVLMPEFIYLLLRGISIIEGIGKQLDPELNVMESMRPYANELALKKYGPKQIAQKSLKHLKILAANLQNLPDDLTVLLEKIKDDKLKVNFEVEGLEDMRKTLQNASNRLTYAIIIAALSIGSSILMMAKIPPLFFGNSLLGLLGFIISGILGITIIYSIWKKDK